One Streptomyces hundungensis DNA segment encodes these proteins:
- a CDS encoding amidohydrolase, whose amino-acid sequence MHGDRPTQRILEAVLDRRSQPQHLSLRKIWAYHAENTQAVFLGNPRLSKPERARVQAAFDRATRVVAEIDATGHADGSPLTTHDHEVEARVRAAMRQLSPDPSPTA is encoded by the coding sequence ATGCACGGTGATCGCCCGACCCAGCGGATACTCGAAGCCGTCCTCGACCGCCGCAGCCAGCCGCAACACCTCAGTCTCCGGAAGATCTGGGCCTACCACGCCGAGAACACCCAGGCCGTCTTCCTCGGCAACCCCAGACTCTCCAAGCCTGAACGGGCCCGAGTCCAGGCCGCGTTCGACCGCGCCACCCGCGTCGTCGCCGAGATCGACGCCACCGGACACGCCGACGGGAGCCCGCTCACGACGCATGACCACGAGGTTGAGGCCAGGGTCCGGGCGGCGATGCGGCAACTCTCGCCGGACCCGTCCCCGACGGCCTGA